ATAGCAAAGCTGCAGGGTTCTGGAGCATGTCCAGCTTTTCCATGAATTTCATTCATGTTGCGGCGAGGTCTGTCCCGATAGAATCGTCGGACTTCACTCAAGGACGTGGCCATGCTCAAGCCCGCTGCTCTGCTTATTCTGTCTCTCGCAGCCGGCCTGGCCCGTGCGCAGGCGATTTCCTATGTCGAGGACGTACAACCGATCCTCACCCACAAGTGCGTGGCCTGTCATACCTGCTATGACGCGCCCTGCCAGCTCAATCTTGGCAGCGGCGAGGGCATCCTGCGTGGTGCCAGCAAGCAACTGGTGTACGACGGTACACGCACCCAGGCGCAAGCCACCACGCGTCTATATCTGGACGCACAAGGCGAGGCAGCCTGGCGCCATCGCGGCTTTCACTCGGTGCTCGATGGCGAGAACGGCCAGGCGGCGCTGATCAAGCGCATGCTGGAGCTTGGGCGCAGCCAGCCGCTGGAGCCCAACGCCAAGCTCCCCGACAACCTCGATATCGCCATCACCCGCAGTAACAGTTGCCCGTTGCCGGGTGAGTTCGCTGCCTACGCGCAGAAGAACCCCCACGGCGGCATGCCGTTCGCGGTGACCGGGTTGAGCGATGACGAGTACGCCACCCTGGAACAGTGGCTGGCCCAAGGTGCATCGGTCGCCGAACAGGCGCTCAAGCCCAGCGCGGTCGAGTTGCGCCAGGTGGAACAGTGGGAAAGTTTCTTGAATGCGCCCGGTGCGCGGCAGGATCTGGTGTCGCGCTGGCTGTACGAGCACCTGTTCCTGGCGCATCTGCACGTCGAGGGCGGCGAGCCTGGGCACTTCTTCCAGATGGTGCGTTCGCGTACACCCAGCGGCAAACCCATCGATCCGATCGCCACGCGTCGCCCCAACGATGATCCGGGCACCGAGTTCTATTACCGCCTCTGGCCGATCCAGGGCGTGATCGTGCACAAGACGCACATCACTTACCCGCTCAGCGACGCCAAGCTGGCGCGGGTCAAGGCGCTGTTCTTCGCTGAAGACTGGACGCTGGATGCCGTACCCGGCTATGGCGCACAACGCCGCGCCAATCCCTTCGAGACCTTCGCCGCGATTCCGGCACAGGCGCGTTACCAGTTCATGCTGGATAACGCCGAGTACTTCGTGCGCACCTTCATCCGGGGCCCGGTGTGTCGTGGGCAAATCGCTACCGACGTGATTCGCGATAACTTCTGGACGCTGTTCCAGGCGCCGGAGCACGATCTATACATCACTGATGCCGATTACCGGCGCGAGGCAACGCCGCTGCTGGCCATGCCCGGGCAGTTCGATGAGATCGGCGATCTGCTGGGGCTATGGCGCAACTACCGCAACAAGCGCAACGACTACGAGAACCTGCGCAAGGACGCCTATGCCGATGCGCTGCCAGCTGACTGGACGCATATCTGGAGTGGCAATGACAACGCGTTGCTGTCGATCTTCCGTCAGCACGACAGCGCCTCGGTGCGCAAAGGATTGCTGGGCGAGATCCCGCAAACCCTCTGGTGGATGGACTATCCGTTGCTGGAGCGCACCTACTACCAACTGGTGGTCAACTTCGACGTCTTCGGCAATGTCTCGCACCAGGCGCAGACGCGGCTGTACTTTGACCTGATCCGCAACGGCGCCGAGGTGAACTTCCTGCGCCTGCTGCCGGCCCGCTCGCGTGAGGCCTACCTGGGCGATTGGTACCAGAACAGCGGCAAACTGAAGATGTGGCTGGATTACACCTCGGTCGATCATCACTCACCCAGCGCCCTTGGCCTGACGGGCAAGGATCCCAAGAAGCAGTTCGCCGAGCAGTTGCTGCAGCGCCACACCACGCTCAATGCGCGCCCGGACCCGATCAACCGCTGCGCGGGCGCGCACTGTTACCGCGACGGTCTGCCCAAGGAGCTGCAACATGCCGAACAGGCACTGTCGCGTCTGGCCAGTCGGCCGGCCGGTGGTTTACGGGTGATCGATCAATTGCCGGAAGCGACGATGTTGCGGGTCGAACTGAGCGATGGTTCGCGCGAGGTCTACAGCCTGCTGCGCAACCGCGCGCACAGCAACGTGGCGTTCATGCTGGGCGAGGAGCTGCGCTACCAGGCGCGCCTGGATACCCTGACCATTTACCCGGAAGTGCTGAGCAGCTACCCGAACTTTCTGTTCAACGTCAAAGTCGGGGAGGTGAATGCCTTCGTCACGCAGATGGAAGGCGTGCGCGACGCAAAATCCTTCGAGCGTATCGTCGAGCGCTGGGGCATACGCCGCAGCCACCCCGAGTTCTGGCGATATTTCCACGATCTGGCCGAGCATATCCGTGAAACCCAGCCGCTGGAGGCGGGGGTGCTGGACATGAACCGCTACCAGAATTTCTAGGGATGCCCTGAAACGCCAGGCGGTAGGCGGTGGCTAGCACTGCTGGTCATCGCCGCCTGCTGGGCCCGTCGGGGCGCGTGGATCAGCCCCTGGACAGGGCGTCGCAGCGGGCGAGAAGGGCAGTAGCCCTTATCCTGAGTAAATTAGTAGGACTAGGTTCGGGTCATCACTTGGCGTACAATCGCCGCATGACCGTGAGGAGTTGCCATGAGTGCCATCACCATTACCCAAGCTGCCGAAGACTACCTGGCCGAGCTGCTGAGCAAGCAGGACACCCCGGGTATCGGCATCCGCGTTTTCATCACCCAGCCAGGTACGCCTTACGCGGAAACCTGCATTGCCTACTGCAAGCCGGGTGAGCAGAAGCCAGAAGACACCGCCGTTGGCCTGGCCAGTTTTACCGCCTGGATCGATGGCGTGAGCGAGCCTTTCCTGGAAGACGCTGTCGTTGATTACGCCACTGACCGTATGGGCGGCCAGCTGACCATCAAGGCGCCGAACGCCAAGGTACCGATGGTCAACGAGGACAGCCCGCTGAACGAGCGCATCAACTACTACCTGCAGACCGAGATCAACCCCGGCCTGGCCAGCCATGGCGGCCAGGTGACGCTGGTGGATGTCGTCGATGAGGGCATTGCCGTGCTGCAGTTCGGTGGCGGTTGCCAGGGCTGCGGCCAGGCTGACTACACGCTCAAGGAAGGCATCGAGAAAACCCTGCTCGAGCGTATTCCCGAGCTCAAGGGCGTGCGCGACGTGACCGATCACAGCAATCGCGAAAACGCTTACTACTGATCAATGCTGCGCATATGAAAAGGGGCGACCGAAAGATCGCCCCTTTGCATTTCAGGCCCTGTGCACACGTTTGCTGGAAGCGGGAAAGCGTTCGAGCTTTTCTGCCGGACGGGTCGGCCGCCTCACCAATTCGCCGCCGCAGTTGGGGCAGCGCAGCGCCAGCTCGGACTCGGCGCAGGCGCGGCAGAAGGTGCATTCGAAGGAGCAGATCAACGCATCGGCGCTGGCTGCTGGTAGGTCGCAGTTGCAGTTCTCGCAATTGGGGCGCAGTTCGAGCATGGCGCTGGACTCGGCACAGGATGAGGCAGCAGTCTGCAGTCACTTCACTGGCAAGCGCAATGTGGCCAATCAGGCTTCAAACCTCGGGGCGCGCCGGGCGCCCCGAAAGCATTACGCCGGCATGCTCCACGGGGCCAGATCAAAACCCTGGCTGCGCAGTTCGTCACGCGAGCGCTGCAGTGCGTCTTCAAGCTGTTGCGGATCACTGTAGGTAGCGCTGGACAGTTGGCGACCGAGCAAACGGGTGTTGGTACGGTCGATGACGCTGATGCTGACGACGCCGGTGCCGTCCTGCGGAGCCCAGGCTACGCACTGGAACGGGCGGAAGGCGCGATCGGCAATCAGCAGGGCTTCGTTGAAACGCAGCGGTGTGTTCATGGGTTCGATCTCTCCGAGTTGATCCCAGCAATTAAGTGCGGCCAGTATGTTGGCCTTACAATGCTGTTGATGAACGCAGCGACCCCATAAGTCACACACCGCTGAAAAAACTTTTATTAGGCTGTGCCGTGCCTCAATAAATACTTCGGACGTCTCGCCGATTACAACTTTCTACTGCGAAAGTTCCGTTTGCGGATCAGCTTCGGCAGGCTGCAGCTCAGGTATGGTGGGACCTGAGGCGTTGCGCTGCTGCCGATAGGCGCTGACTGCCTCATATACCGACTTGCGTAAACGGTTTATTCCACCAATCGGACGATGTTCGGCAAGTGCATGCCAGGGGTTGAAGGACAAATTGTCGCAGAACAGGTTTTGTTCGCGGCTGTCGAAGTCCTGGGCCGGCACGGTAATACGTGCGACGCTTTCGAAGGGCGATATCTTTTCGCTCCATTCCACACTCGGATCTTCGATGGGCATGTAGTACTGCGCATTCTGTTTCTGCACCTGCAGTTCAAAACACGCGGGGGCACGATCCAGTGACAGTTGCTGGTAAAGCGCATTGCGCAAAAAGTTGGGCAGGTCGGTGTTCTGTTCAGGCAGTTGGTAGGGTGGGCAGTTCTGTGGTGCCGGAATCACGCGGTACTTGATGTTCAACTCACCGAGCTTGAATGGCGCAATGGAGTTGTAAGTGGTGGCCACGGGACTTTCTGGTGCCGGTGCCAGGGTCTTCAGGGCGATGATCAGGTGGCGTACTTCCCAGGTGCGCGGATCCCAGCTGGGAAAGAATGCCAGAGCCTTCTTGCCGTCGGCCTGGGCGGCGAAGTTGCTGCGGTACTCGGCCACGTCGCGGACGAAGAAGGCGGGGTGATTGAACATCACGAAATCCTGTTCGCCAGCATGTGCCGGGCTCTGCATGAGTTTCTCGCCTGGCACGTCGAGCAGTTTGATGGCCATGCCGCGAGCATCACGGGCGCGGTCGAACTGCGGGTAGGCGTTGCCATTGGACAGGCGCATCCAGGCCTGCCAGGTATGCCCGGGCTTACTGAACACGCCGTGGCGCAGGGATTCGTCGAGACTATCGAGCACCTGCACTTCGGCTTTGACACAGCCATGGGCCTTGGCGTGGGCATCTCGCAGCACGCGGGTGTTATCGCGGTGTTGCTCGACGATGCGCACGGCATCCTCGATGATCAGCCGGCTCAGCGCGGCTTCATCCGCAGCGATCTCTTCCTCGGTGGAGACCGGGCCGGAGAACTTCCAGGCGTAATAGGCCTCACCCAGGCCCCAGCCAAGCAGGCCAACCAGCGTGATGGTGAGCAGCAGTTTGCCGAGCAGGCGACCAAGCCAGAGCCAGAAGCGTTTCAACATCGTTGCAATCCTTGTTCCGGTATCGGTTGAAATCAGCCTGCGCAGCGCGGGCCGGGCGTCCATGGGCGCACAGGCAGGTCACTGAGCTGGGTTTCCAGCTCGGCGTTACCGAGTACCTTGAGGTATTCGATCAGCGCCAGGCGCTCTTCAGGCGACAAGGCGCGGCCGATCACACCTTCCTGGCGACAGCCGTCGCGAAACTCATGGCCACCGTTGCCATTGCCGGTAACGCGGGTGTCGAGGAGGAAACCGCCGGCAAATTCATCGCTGCGATACCCCACCCGAACCGGGTCGTACTCGAAGTTACCGACCCAGAACCGGGTCTGCCGCTCGTAAACGGGGGAGAGCAGTTCGAACAGATTGGCTACCGAGCCGTTGTGCAGGAAGGGCGGGGTCGCCCAGATACCGTCGAGCGGGCGCGCCTTGTAGCCGCGTAACTCCTGAACGCCGATGGGCAACCCGTAGCCGTCCATTTTCTGGCGCTGGCGTGGGCCGATACCGGCGTCCTGATAGGCGCGGTTCTCCACGTAGGCGGTGATGTAAGCCAGCCCCTTGGCACTGGAGATGTTCTTGAAGTCGACGTCGTCGAGGCTGGCGCCATACAGGCGCACATCCAGTTTCGCCAGTTCGGTCTTGGTCCAACCCAGGCGGCTGATGTCGAAACGATGATCCGCGATATTGTCGGCGGTGGTCGGGTCGGTGCCGACGATACTGACCGGTACCACGCGCATTTTCCATTCAGGGCTGCGCGACGGCGCCAGGCGCTGATCGTGCGGTTTCGGATCGGGTGCGTGGCAGTAGGCGCAATTCTCGCTGTAGAGCGCTTTGCCACGGCTGGCCAACGGCAGATCCACCTTGCCGAATACGGCCTCTGGCCACTTCGGTGGCTGCAGCTGTTTCAGGGTTTCCTCGAGGGTATACAGGTCGTGCAGGCGCACACTGGATGCGTAGCGATCTGCTTCGATAACGCCTTTACCCCGTTCGTCGAGCAGATGCAGACTGGCGCCGACACCAAGGGCTTCGCCGACGTTGCGCGCCATGGGCTGCATGGCCGAACCGTTCCACTGCACCCAGTCGAACTTCCAGATATCCCAGAGGTGCGGGTAGCTCACCGGAGCATTGGCAACGCGGTAGTTGGCCTCATCCAGGGCATCACCGAACACGGTATTGGCGATGCGCCCGAAGGCGTCGGTGCGGCCAAAGCCTTCTTCGGTCGGGTATAGCCCGCGATGCCAGTCGTTGAATGCAGTGGCCAGCAGACGGTCGAGCACTTGCTTGAAGTCTTCGCGCAATTGCGCACGGCCCTGCGGGTATTGGTCGCCCAGGACTTCCTGGGCAAAGCGCCGGAATTTCAGCGGGTTGTAGTAGGTGAACGCCATGCTCATGCCCAGCGCCTGGCCGAAGCCACCACCGCGCAGAGTGGGGACGGTGGAGGCCAGCGAGTGCAGGGCAGCGCCGCCGTCGATGCGTACGGCCTGGCCTTTGTAGCGCAGCTCGCCGGTGTGGCAGGCGGCGCAAGTGATGTCGAGAAAATGCTCGCCGCTCTCACTGTCCTGGTGGCGGGCGAAACCGACAGGCAGATTGCCGGGGTTGAGCGCGCTCGGCTGCTGCTCGGGATCGCCAAGAAACCCAAAGCGGGCCAGATAATCCAGACGGGCGAACTTATCCGTGCCGAATGGCATTTCCAGTGCGATGAACCAGTCGTAACGCAAGCCTTTTACCGTGGTGCCTTGCGCGGTGTAGTAATAGTTCTGGCGCTGTTCGTCGCTCCATTGCTGCAGATAATGCAGTTTTTCGGGCAACTGCTGGTTCGGCAGGTTGGGGTTGGCCACGTAATACAGCGCCACCGCCAGGCCGATCAGTACCAACACAATCACAAGCTTCAGGGTGCGGCGCAGCAGACGCATAGGAAACATCCTTGTGGCGTTCTTATTAGTTCGTCGGTTATGCCAATACTGTTGAATGTTGGCAAGGTGCCATCTTTGCGATCACGCAATAAGTGCAATAACCCGCCGGAACAAGGCATATAGAGAAATGATCCATTAGCCGTCAAAGTTCTTGCTAGCGTTACGTTTGTTAGCGCCAAATTGTTGTTTTTATTGCTATTTCAAAATAATGGCGCCAAGGATGGAATATGCAGGCCGTTTCCGTCGCCTCTCGGCAATTGCTGGTGCTCGAACCCTTCGTGATGATGACAGACACCCTGATGACGGCGCTGCAGGCAGCGGGGTGGGTTGTGCAACGTTGCACGGCCGGGGAGCTCAACGCTCGGGGCGGTGATGCGCTGCTGCTGTACCTCGACCGGCAACCCGGGCAGATGCTGCGCGAACAACTGCGACGCACGGGCCTTGCCTGTGTTGCGCTGGCAGATGCTGGATGGCTGCAGCAGGTCGATGAGCTGCAATTGAGCACCTGGCTCTTTCGCATCCTGCCCGCAGCGGTCGACCATTGGCTCTTGCTGGACGTGCTGCAACAGGCCGAGCGGGCCAAGCCCTGGTTGGTCGACAGCGCCTTGCAGCCGCGCCAGAAGCACAACGATGCGCCGGTAACGCTGGAGGACTACATCCTGCGTGCCGAGTTGCAGGCGTTGAACGATGTGCTTAGCCGTTATCGCAACATGAGCCAAGCCGCGCGTACGCTTGGTGTATCCAGACCGACACTGTATCGCTTGCTGCACAAGCATCGCCTGCGTTGAGCACTATGGCTGTAACGCCCATGAAACACTGCTAATGTGCTCGCAACATCCATCACCAAGGAGTTTTTCATGCACCCGTTCGATGCCAAGAAACCGCCGCAACTGGCTTTACTGCTGGGATACGCCGGGCTGGTGCCGTTTGTCAGTGGTGCGCTGGGAATCTGGGGCATTCCCATGGGCTGGCGGCCTTTCGTGCTCGATGCCTTGCTCGATTACGCTGCCGTGATTCTGGCTTTCATGGGCGCCATTCACTGGGGCCTGGCCATGCGTGGCGAGGCGAGCGATATCAAAGCCAGGCTGCAACTGGGGCTTTCGGTGATCCCGCCCTTGCTGGGTTGGGCTGCGCTGGCGGGCGGGCTGCCGATGGCGCTGTCGCTGCCCGTTTTCCTGTTCGCCTTCATTGGCCTGTATCTGGCCGATATGCATGCAGTACGCGAGGGGCTCGCGCCGCAGTGGTATCCGGCATTGCGCAAGCCGCTTACGCTGGCAGTGTGTCTGAGCCTGCTAGTGGCCTGGGCCAGCGTGCTGATCCACTGAGCCGAGCAGCGCTGCAACCTGCTGCAGCGCGGCTTCGCGCCGTTCATCCCAGCTACCGGACAGTTGGCTGAAGCGCTGTCCGTTGGCCTGCAACCAATCGCGACAGGCCTGATGAAACGCCTGGCGCTCTGCCAGCCCTGGCTGACAACGCTGGCCGTCGCTGACCCAGGGTACGCCGGCGGGGTCGAGCAGCAGGTGTTGGTCGTAGCGACGGGCGAGCAATTCACCTTCTAGCCAGTCCGGGCAATCGCCAAACAGGCAGCGGCTCCAGAGCATGTTGCTCAGCAGGTGCGTGTCGAGAATCAGCAGCGCCGGCTGTGTTGCTCGCGCAGCATCTTCCCAGGCCAGTTGGCCGCGCGCGATGTCGCTGATGTCGGCATAGCCGGTATCGCGCTGCTGCTCATCGATGAAGTGGCGCACGTACTCGCCGACCACCAGGCCACCGAAGTGTGTCTGTATCTCTGCCGCGAGCCAGCTCTTGCCGCTGGATTCCGGCCCGGTCAGCACCAGCACTTTCATGCGGCGTACCGCAAGGCCGGGTCGCGCCGCCAGCTCAGCCAGCCGCTGACGGCCAGCGCGGTGAAGGCTGCGTAGAGTGCAGCTGTCAGGTACAGCTCGCTGTGCAGGAAGAACGCCACGTAACAGAGGTCTACCAGCACCCAAAGCGCCCAGCACTGCAAGCGCTTCTGCGCCATCCATAGCTGCGCCACCAGGCTGAAGGCCGTGAGCGCCGAATCCAGCCAGGGCGAGCTGGCATCGGTGTAGGTGGCCATCAGATGGCCGAGCAGCCAGGCGCCGAGCGCGCCGATCAGCAATCCCGCGAGGATCGCCCGTGCAGTCAGGCGGCTGACCTTGCGCCCATCATGGCGCTCACCACCACGGGTCCACTGCCGCCAGCCGTAGAGCTGCAGCGCAGCGAACAGCAGTTGCAAAAGCAGGTTGGAATACAGGCGCCAGTCATAGAACAGCCAGGCGTAGAGCAGCACCATGACCAGGCCGATGGGCCAGCACCAGGGATTCTGCTTGACGGTCAGCCATACCGCGATGATGCCGAGCCCGGCAGCCAGGAGTTCGAGCCAGGACATTCGGCATCCTCAACCATGCAAAAGGTGGCGATTGTACTGCCGTCAGCGGCTGAGCACAG
This region of Pseudomonas wenzhouensis genomic DNA includes:
- a CDS encoding catalase family protein; the protein is MLKRFWLWLGRLLGKLLLTITLVGLLGWGLGEAYYAWKFSGPVSTEEEIAADEAALSRLIIEDAVRIVEQHRDNTRVLRDAHAKAHGCVKAEVQVLDSLDESLRHGVFSKPGHTWQAWMRLSNGNAYPQFDRARDARGMAIKLLDVPGEKLMQSPAHAGEQDFVMFNHPAFFVRDVAEYRSNFAAQADGKKALAFFPSWDPRTWEVRHLIIALKTLAPAPESPVATTYNSIAPFKLGELNIKYRVIPAPQNCPPYQLPEQNTDLPNFLRNALYQQLSLDRAPACFELQVQKQNAQYYMPIEDPSVEWSEKISPFESVARITVPAQDFDSREQNLFCDNLSFNPWHALAEHRPIGGINRLRKSVYEAVSAYRQQRNASGPTIPELQPAEADPQTELSQ
- the pnuC gene encoding nicotinamide riboside transporter PnuC, with protein sequence MSWLELLAAGLGIIAVWLTVKQNPWCWPIGLVMVLLYAWLFYDWRLYSNLLLQLLFAALQLYGWRQWTRGGERHDGRKVSRLTARAILAGLLIGALGAWLLGHLMATYTDASSPWLDSALTAFSLVAQLWMAQKRLQCWALWVLVDLCYVAFFLHSELYLTAALYAAFTALAVSGWLSWRRDPALRYAA
- a CDS encoding c-type cytochrome, which produces MRLLRRTLKLVIVLVLIGLAVALYYVANPNLPNQQLPEKLHYLQQWSDEQRQNYYYTAQGTTVKGLRYDWFIALEMPFGTDKFARLDYLARFGFLGDPEQQPSALNPGNLPVGFARHQDSESGEHFLDITCAACHTGELRYKGQAVRIDGGAALHSLASTVPTLRGGGFGQALGMSMAFTYYNPLKFRRFAQEVLGDQYPQGRAQLREDFKQVLDRLLATAFNDWHRGLYPTEEGFGRTDAFGRIANTVFGDALDEANYRVANAPVSYPHLWDIWKFDWVQWNGSAMQPMARNVGEALGVGASLHLLDERGKGVIEADRYASSVRLHDLYTLEETLKQLQPPKWPEAVFGKVDLPLASRGKALYSENCAYCHAPDPKPHDQRLAPSRSPEWKMRVVPVSIVGTDPTTADNIADHRFDISRLGWTKTELAKLDVRLYGASLDDVDFKNISSAKGLAYITAYVENRAYQDAGIGPRQRQKMDGYGLPIGVQELRGYKARPLDGIWATPPFLHNGSVANLFELLSPVYERQTRFWVGNFEYDPVRVGYRSDEFAGGFLLDTRVTGNGNGGHEFRDGCRQEGVIGRALSPEERLALIEYLKVLGNAELETQLSDLPVRPWTPGPRCAG
- a CDS encoding DUF1272 domain-containing protein; this translates as MLELRPNCENCNCDLPAASADALICSFECTFCRACAESELALRCPNCGGELVRRPTRPAEKLERFPASSKRVHRA
- a CDS encoding AAA family ATPase, whose protein sequence is MKVLVLTGPESSGKSWLAAEIQTHFGGLVVGEYVRHFIDEQQRDTGYADISDIARGQLAWEDAARATQPALLILDTHLLSNMLWSRCLFGDCPDWLEGELLARRYDQHLLLDPAGVPWVSDGQRCQPGLAERQAFHQACRDWLQANGQRFSQLSGSWDERREAALQQVAALLGSVDQHAGPGH
- a CDS encoding fatty acid cis/trans isomerase; the encoded protein is MLKPAALLILSLAAGLARAQAISYVEDVQPILTHKCVACHTCYDAPCQLNLGSGEGILRGASKQLVYDGTRTQAQATTRLYLDAQGEAAWRHRGFHSVLDGENGQAALIKRMLELGRSQPLEPNAKLPDNLDIAITRSNSCPLPGEFAAYAQKNPHGGMPFAVTGLSDDEYATLEQWLAQGASVAEQALKPSAVELRQVEQWESFLNAPGARQDLVSRWLYEHLFLAHLHVEGGEPGHFFQMVRSRTPSGKPIDPIATRRPNDDPGTEFYYRLWPIQGVIVHKTHITYPLSDAKLARVKALFFAEDWTLDAVPGYGAQRRANPFETFAAIPAQARYQFMLDNAEYFVRTFIRGPVCRGQIATDVIRDNFWTLFQAPEHDLYITDADYRREATPLLAMPGQFDEIGDLLGLWRNYRNKRNDYENLRKDAYADALPADWTHIWSGNDNALLSIFRQHDSASVRKGLLGEIPQTLWWMDYPLLERTYYQLVVNFDVFGNVSHQAQTRLYFDLIRNGAEVNFLRLLPARSREAYLGDWYQNSGKLKMWLDYTSVDHHSPSALGLTGKDPKKQFAEQLLQRHTTLNARPDPINRCAGAHCYRDGLPKELQHAEQALSRLASRPAGGLRVIDQLPEATMLRVELSDGSREVYSLLRNRAHSNVAFMLGEELRYQARLDTLTIYPEVLSSYPNFLFNVKVGEVNAFVTQMEGVRDAKSFERIVERWGIRRSHPEFWRYFHDLAEHIRETQPLEAGVLDMNRYQNF
- a CDS encoding DUF3429 domain-containing protein, which gives rise to MHPFDAKKPPQLALLLGYAGLVPFVSGALGIWGIPMGWRPFVLDALLDYAAVILAFMGAIHWGLAMRGEASDIKARLQLGLSVIPPLLGWAALAGGLPMALSLPVFLFAFIGLYLADMHAVREGLAPQWYPALRKPLTLAVCLSLLVAWASVLIH
- the nfuA gene encoding Fe-S biogenesis protein NfuA codes for the protein MSAITITQAAEDYLAELLSKQDTPGIGIRVFITQPGTPYAETCIAYCKPGEQKPEDTAVGLASFTAWIDGVSEPFLEDAVVDYATDRMGGQLTIKAPNAKVPMVNEDSPLNERINYYLQTEINPGLASHGGQVTLVDVVDEGIAVLQFGGGCQGCGQADYTLKEGIEKTLLERIPELKGVRDVTDHSNRENAYY